The genome window TGTAGGTTGAGTAAGGAGGGTTCCGCTTTGGGCAGCGGAAAGGTCATGACCCATTTGCTGCAAGCAGGCTGTTTGGGGGACCGGAGAGCACTGTACTTGTCATCAGTTCTCTACAACGCTGGTCTTGGAGTCAAGAGGCAGCGGAGCAAGGTTACTGCATGtccgtgcgcgtgtgtgcaagtgtgtgtgggttctaAGTGCTCAAGGAGTCCTGCTGTTGAAAAAGTTATTGatctgaactgctgcagaaatgcgTTTATGTACGGTGTATGTGCATAAAATGAAAGTTGTACATTATGCTGAAGGGAGAGATAAGACATGCAGTGTGATATATGAGTTTGGTTTGGGTTGTGTGCTGCCTTGCGAGGCACatcttctctctgtcactgtgcgAGTGTGTTGCCCTGTCCAGGCCAGGCTGCTGTGTCTGCTGGCTGCACAGCGGGATTGGAGGCTGGCGCTGCTACATCTCGGGCATCTGCATCATGTCGGAGAGGAGGGGATACCACCAGACCCTGGCCTCGCCTATGCCTACTACTCCAATATTGCCGCCCAGACCTCTTCTGACAAGCAGAACCCATCATCACAGCAGGTATGGGTGAGGTGAGGTAGGGCGTGACCAGGAATGATGAAAATTAGGTCAAGATGGTTGGGAAAAAAGTAGACAGACGccaacaatgtgtgtgtaagctTATCGTATTGGGTAACAAAAAGGATGATTTCTGGAAATGCAACTAAAGCTCGGGACTGAGGATTTTTCCCCTGCCCTTTGCAGAAGTACGTGGAAGTGATTTACCTGAATGATGAGGAGACTCTCAAGGTCCAGACCAATGAGAATGATGACCTCTTCCTCTGGCTCAAACTGCAGGCACGCAGAGGAGTAGCAGAGGCTGAGGTAGGTATCCGACACGTACGCACTGCGGAAACATTGTTGCATATACATATCttaatactttttattattaataactttcGTTTACCTGATGCTGTTGTTTgaggtgacttgcaatgctcATCAGCTTTACAGTCATTTATGACACTGTTAGTGTGAGTTTAGTGCAAGCGGACTCTGCCCTCGTATAAGAGGGTCTTGTATAACCACATACCACCACAAAGGGTTATGGTTAAAAAGTTTGTTAAAATATGTACAGCCTTTCCCTGACATATGTCCGAGTTCCATTCTGATCGACCAGTTGAATCTCGAAATGGACGTAAGTCGGACGTATGCTAACATGCCATGTAAAAGTCATATAcgttgctgtgaaaaagtatttgcaccCTTCCTgatttgttttgcatatttgtcacagttaaatgattgagatcatcaaacaaattttaatattacacaaagataacctgagtaaatacaaaatgcagtttttaaatgataatttcatttattaaggggaaaaaagctgtccaaacctacctggcattatgtgaaaaagtaattgcccccaaAACCTAAtaactgcaatcaagcgtttgcgataactggcaatgagtcttgtACTCTACCTGTACAACATTCTTTTATCCTACTCAATTTCTATCATGATTATCTCGTTTACCGAATGGCAATTGAGAGACATGCTGTGATGTACACAATGCCGGGATATCCTGTGATGGTCACTATCGTACGCACTCAGCCATTAGCAGTGGCGGACGTACGACCAAgcgtaatttttatatttacattttttttttttttaaattcatgcagtattttttttcagttgtgtgtACGGATGGTCGAAAGGGGCTTATTATTAAGAGTGCTTTTGCTTGTTATGCAGTCTTATTTTCACGAATGgaactttttttctgaacaaaaagCTGTATGTGATGCTTCTAGTTGATGTTTTGATACAGAAATACATACCTGATGTCTGgaaccagggggtgcggtggcgcagtgggttggaccacagtcctgctctccggtgggtctggggtttgagtcccgcttggggtgccttgcgacggactggcgtcccgtcctgggtgtgtcccttccccctccggccttacgccctgtgttaccgggtaggctccggttccccatgaccccgtctggacaagtggttctgaaaatgtgtgtgtgtgtgtgtctggaaccCAGGTTTTTGTCCCTTAGTGGCATCACTTTTCTGGTTGAATAGGGTATGGTGAATCGAGTGACTGGTTTTGATTTGGTCAGACCCATGAAAACACTCTGTCTTGAATTCTCTTTCGTGCAGCAAGCACTGGGCCGCATGCTGTTCTGGGGCCAACAGGGGGTGTCTGCTGACCTGCAGACCGCTGCTAAGCACTATGAGAGGGGTGCTGTCAACCTGGAGGACCCTGTGTCAATGTATGACTACGCTATTGTCCTACTCAAGGTGGGCTTCTCAGAATACCCTTGGATTTGCTTCGTTCAACTTGAATTAAGCAAACACATCGAACTGGCTCTTTGCCTCTCAGTTGGCGGTTAAAGCTGGTAAGGAGATGCTGGTGATTGTCTGAGGCTGAGCCGGGTTCGGTGGGGCGGGGAAAGGCATGagaaagtgttttttgtgtCTCTCTTGGAAACTGTGGACAGTGTCCTTGTTTGTTTCTAGGGACAAGGTGTGAAGCAGGACATCCCCAAGGCTGTGGTCTTTCTGAAGAAAGCGGCGGACAGGGTGAGGCAAATGGCGGCTGTCAGAGCAGCTGCAGTTCATCTACTGATTCGCGTCTCGATGAAGACTAGGGTCTAATCAAACCCAGTCAGGTTGCCTGGCCTGGGCTGTAAGGTGTCGAAAGACCCGAAACACCCAAGTGACCTCAGGTTACACCACTgctgatgtgtccaggtgcatctTGGGGTGTATGATATGAATACAATGGGCCTTTAATTCAATACAATGGCATTTTTCCCTGGGTCATTTAATTCCACAACAGGTATTTAATTCactgcaaatatatatttttcgcTGTACAAAGCACCTGAACACTGTGCTTGTTATATGACAAAACAAAGTTCTGTATATACTTCATACTTCCTGTCTTTGGAAGTCTTAGGTAACCCTTGATtaggtaaatattttattacaactGAAATAGCAGATTAAATACCATTACAGTTCACTAttaaatactattattattcacttctgttattattattctgtaacTTCTTTTCTGTTGTcgttataattaaaaaaaatagtaaaaaataataatatatttagctgattcttttctccagtttcTCCAATCATTTCtccaatgatttacccttttatacagcagggtaatttttactgtaacatttcactgaaagtacctcactcaagggtatgGCGGGAGAGGGGTCAAACATTTCCACAGAGTTATGAGGCTCTGTGGCCAATGTTCCACCTAATTCCTAAGAGGGTccatgttaaataaatgatctTTGTGCAAGATTATTAACCATAGCTGAAATACCTGCACTATAGCATCAGAGACGTTTAGCAGGCAATGTTTGTATCCCAGCTCTTGGTatagcatccttgagcaaggtacttcacctaaattgctccagtaataaattacccagctctataaatgagtaaatcaccgTATGTAACTTTGTTagctgctctggaggaaagaatcagctgaatgaataattgtaagtgatCTAACATGATATAAACTGGCATGGTGGGGCGAttggttcagccggtgcctgttgtatggtgggtctgaggtttgagtcctccttggggtgccctgggatggactagcatcccgtcttAGGTATGTCCCGTCCCACTTCGGatttgtgccccgtgttgctgggtaaggctctagCTCACTGCAACCGTGCTTGGGAAAAGGCGGTTGTTGAAAATGAATGGGATGATATAAACTATAAGACAGTAAAAAGAAATGACGTCAGTGAGAACAGTAAAGAAAGGGACAGTAACAGTACATATTGGCCAGGCAGACATTGGACAATTTACACTACTTGTAACGTATGATTTTTGATGACTGGAAAACGAATAGTTCATGTGCATCCAGTTTATTGCCTTGTGCGTGTGCTTAATAAAATGTGCACCTGAACAGATGCACACGGTTTCCAAGAAAtttctgtgaccctgcactggacaaccagttattgattttaaatgtatgaatgaaaagaaaactaaaaagcaAACTACaataacagtttttatttttttccaatttataaTATGTTGATGCATgaaatatcatttatttttgcactgttttcaaTTTtagttaattataattttatccAGCCAATAATGTTATTTTGGGCCCTTCACATGATTGCCTCTATGACAGTTATTTCATCATTAtgtgaaatgagcaaaaataggttttaatattaaaaagtcTTTTAGTTTTGAATTGAATAGCTACAGCTCCACCAGGAGTATTTCCATTCTTGCTGTTTTTGGTTCTTGCTGAAATTTTTATCCACATCACAGCTTTCAGGGGTTGGGCACTTAGCCGTGTTTAAAGAGCTTCTCCTCAGTAACCAAGGGGGCTTCTCTCCCATGTCTCTCACAGAACTTTGTCCCAGCGATCAATGCTCTCGGCTGGTACTATGAGCGGTATGAGCAGGATTACGTCCAAGCAGTGAAACTCTGGGAGCAGGCCGATGCTTTGGGGAGTGCAGAAGCTGCTGTGAACCTGGGGGTCTTATATGCCCAGGGTCTGTACCCTGGGAAACCAGCCGATCGGGTGAGGAAGGAACACCGTTCCTGTATCAATTTTCCTTTTTCGATGGCTGTCAGCCCTGAATGTGCTTCCGGCAAGCAGGAAATACAGACATACCCTGGTACCCACCCTTGGAATATCAGCACTTTCACTGTAACATCTCATGAAAATGAATACTCTTTTTCCCCATCTGCCCCGCAATAactcctttttacatttattcatttagttgatgcttttcaccaaagcgacttacaatgttaagctacttacaattatttacccatttatatagctgggtctttttttttttttttttgctggagaaatttagggtaagtaccttgctcaagggtactgcagctgaaggtgagactCCAACTTGCCTTTGGGTCCCaagatagcagctctaaccattacgctatcagctgcccccaggttctttttttaatcaaagcatCTCTAAAAACGTAAAAATTAGGGTCTCAGAACACcatttcttatattttcattctCAAACTAACAAAAAATCCAACAAAATATATTGTAGCGGTGGCGACAGGAGCAGTAGTCCTCCCATaatgcagcactgctgctgtggATGGAAGTAATTGTTGGGTAACCGTTGTGGGAAGTGATGGGGATTAATGACTCCTGTGTTGTTCTGTAGTTTGAGAGCTTTtggtcaggtgtgtgtgtgtgtgcgctctgtGAGGTGCAGTAAAGATCCTATTTCAACACCTCTGTCTCCTGAGCTGTCTTTGTGTAACGCTGCTGACACCATGGTCTGGGCGAATTGTTACAACGTTTCTGGCtaaccttaatactgtataGTGTACGGTTgggctttattattattatcattttaatttttattagaaGTGTCATAGTTTTAGATACATTTGTTAACGTTACTCATGGTTTTCAGGGTGGGCTGGGAACCAACTATAATTTTCCCCATAGGCAAGAATGGGAAATGGGCTCTTGCCATCCCCTTTGTCGTTACCTGCCCCACTTTCAGAATCGGCTTAAGGGTGGATAGCAGGGTACGCCTGTATGTAGAGTAAGCAAGCTACAGATACAAATGCCTTATTAAACACAAGCTTAGCTTTTGCAACAATATTTATGCACTCTTCATAGTCTGATTTGACCCCTGCAGTTCACAGCGTACACCTATTACTTGAAGTCTGCCCAACGGAGACACATCGATGGAGCAATTCATCTGGCTGACGTGTGGATCAGGGGCATTCCTGGCCAGGTCAACAGGCTTCCATTGGATGCAGTGTTGTAAGATGTGATCTTGTCAGTTCTGTTGCTTTGTTGGTGTCTTATTATGAAAACTTGACACtgcttcatatttaaaatgagcttttggtgttatatttttgcattaatatGTCTTCTGGCGTCGTTTTTGGTTTGCGTATAACTACAGACCTCTGTCGACTATGTCTGAAGCTGTAGCAATGAAAGGTGTCAAGTGTGAAATTACTTTGTATGACAGCATTTTCAGAAATATGCCTGTCTATAATGTGGCCATTGACTACAGGTGGGTGAAATGGGTATCTGAGCAGAACGGGTTCCTTGGAGCAGTGCTGAGGAAAGCTATGGATGCATATCTGCACCAGGACTGGTAAATAACTGAtttgtcttttctctttccaAACTCACCAtataatcctaaccctaaccctgccaTCATTCTCAGTCCTACTGAAGCGTATGACTGAGGttctgtaacactgtaaatattgtagCGGTCACCATGTGTCTTTATGTGGGGTGGCTACACCAAAGGGCAGTCTTGACATGTTTAAGGATTGCTGGCACGTACTTATGAAtaaaaagttgctggttcaaggaGTGCTTTGCTCTCCACCCTTAAAGTTCTTTGTTTTGACTGCTTCGGTGAAATTattcttctgctcttctgtataaatgtgaaaaaccaAGTAAGAGGATAAAAATCTCTTGATATTTGGTAATGTTGACAAGTGGGTGTGAGCTGACCAAACTAAAATTGCTTCGCTCTTCCAAATccgcccgcttggtggtcccgcacatgaaaGGTAAGGCACGGAAGTTCTccgttctggctccattgtggtggaacgacctccccctcttactcagaactgcagaatctctatccacatttaaaaaggattttaaaactcaccttttccagacttcacccatgatctcttaagctcatgtaaggtgttaATGTTCATACACtttaactttaagatcattccCAGGATAAACCTCTACACAggtactcctgtaacgtaacgtaaatgttatatagctcaaaaaaattattactaggaaggtgatttggaatgatggatattcagataaagttttatgcagctactcatctGATGaccattggttcatatggtggaaagaaacaagctaactgcacttaagaatcacacatctgcatctatgtctctctttctgctaatgtgacgtacacacagtttttttctatgagatgtatgtcgctttggagaaaagcgtctgctaaatgaatgaaggtaaatgtTTCTCCGCCGCTGTTGCAGGTCCAAAGCACTGGTCTGGTTTTTGATGGCTGCCGAGTCCGGGTTTGCTTCGGCTCAGTTCAACATGGCCTACTTCTGTGAGCAGAACCCTGTGAGTTGAGCGTAACAACATTGGATGTCTTTCCACCGTGTCTTCGCACCACCACAGCGCAGTTCAGATTCCATTTGTCAGCTACAACAGATTTGTTGAActactaaaaataatttaaataaataatttaataatttaaataatttcaaactcaccttttccagacttcgcccatgatcccttaagtttgtgtaaggtgtaaatgttcatgcaccataaatTTAAGATCATTCCCCGGATAAACCtctacacagctactcctgtaatgtaacggaTACATAACGGATATAAATTACTTAATCATACACTGACACTGGGTATGTTTTCTAAGTATGTTAATATTTGTACGTTTCTAAAAGTTTTTTTAGTAAAATTAGTTGTAGCAAGCATTTTTTAGTATTACGTTtttgtactattattattttctatgtttttttcaACAGGGAAGATTGCTGGATGATGCATTTATTACAGAGTGCATGTGGAGATATTACAATCTCTCCATTCAGACTCAGGATCCATCTCCGTATGGTACTGTACACTCAGTAACAAAGGAACACAGTTGGTATCAcaccactattattattttttcctttgtataTTCCTGCATTGCTTCCGCTTACCTGCAGCACTGCTGAAGATGGGGGACCTTGTGTACGGTGCCAGCGAGCGGAAGAGAAGAGATGTCACTATGGCTGCACACCTGTACAAACAGGCTGCAATAAGGAATGACCCACAGGTACAGCTTAGTTCCACCTCGGTAAATACCACATCCTAGAATCCCGATAGTAAAAATTTGCCTgcagaggtgggtagtaatgAGTTACTTTTATTCCATTACTTGACTTTAAGCAAATGTCTGGAGAAATTGTTCTCGTCAGAGTCGTTCTtggccttttgtttttttttttcataatttttgtttgtacttgagtacatttggaaaagaaataccttaacttacacttatttttgaattttccatccttttgctgtcacacacacacacacacacacacacacacacacacacagacagagagtctgaaaccgcatgACCCAAGCGGAGTCGGGGGGAACTGGAgtcaacctggcaacacagggcgcaggggtggagggggagaggacacacccaggaggggacaccagtccgtcgcaaggcaccccaagcgggacttgaaccccagacccaccagagagcaggacctggccaaaccttgAAAAATCtacatttctttactttttttttaaatcccctttttgttccttttgaatttattcactcacatttaatgttttaactttctcTCTTTAAAGCCAGTAAAATCACTTACTGCAAACTAACAGCGATACCTCCCTACTGCTCAGCAGCCTGGTTTAGGATGAAAAACCAGTCACCCTGAATGTAGTGTATGTTTAATGAAAAGATTAGTTGTAACCTTAACCATCTTGAGCACAACCCACAGGAAGCTGACAGAGAAAAAGTTAGCAAGGGTTCAATTTGACATTTATTGAATTGAACAATTTgaatttattgttttacagttCAGTTGTTTGGAGAATAACTCCTGTTTTATGAATCTAAGTATATGCAaacagaaatagtttttttgcatgtttgaaaagaaatataatattaaatacaggttaaaacaattattttattctaatacaattaaaatgttattggcCAGAAGTATTATCGGTTGCCAGTAACTGCTGCTGGAGGGTTTTGAGTGAATGTCTATTTGtagaaaaaagtttgaaaaagttTGGAAGCCCATATTTATTAATAGTTAACTAATACTGGTTTATATAATAATTGCATGTGCCTCTTAAAAGTTTCATGGTCAGTAatagatttgaacctggggtcTTTGAGTAGAAGGAGCAACAGGTAACATACTGGTTGGAACCACAACCTTCCACCTGAAAGATCTACGTTCACATCCcctctgctgtagaacccttgttcaaggtagttaccatgaattgctctagtaaaacttatccagttgtataattATGTAAATCACGAAGCAGGTTTACGGTAGCCTGATTTTAAGATGACACTTGATCCTTTTTTTTGATCTGCCACGCTGGGTTCTCGTGCTACGACCATTCGAGTTCtgaattttcagttattaacgttttcctttttatttctatttgtaatagtttttccttcttttttcttctttcagccaTTTATTGTTGTTTCGTGAAAGTGTTTCCACAACCTACCATTATTTAGCACTGAATAGCATCCAAACAGAGTAGGAGTGCGAGACCAGATTAATTCAACTGACTTCCACAGCATTTGGTATTTATGAGTGTTGGTGCTCAATAACAGGAAAAAGGATGTTGCACGTGCTTGAATTGGTCATCAGTCAGCATTAaatgggcagctggtggtgtattGGTTACAGTTACTGCTTTTGGCTgtcaaggttgcaggttcaatccccatctctggctctagtaccgtTGAGGAAGGTAGttccctaaattggtccagttaaaaaaaaatcacccagctgtataaatgggtaaattgtaaccttaacattgtaagtcactttggagaaaagtgtcagctaaatgaagaaatgtaaatgaagacatgacatttttttattttcagtcattttgaatttttgacTCATCTTTCCTGTCATTTGCTTGTCCAGGGGTGGTACAGCCTGGGCTTGCTGGTCCAACAAGGGGAGGTGCTGCCATGGTCTGTGCTGGGTGAACTGGGCCTGTGGGAACTTCTTGGAGCTGACAACTACACAGTGCTCTGCTCGCTCTTCCGCAGGCAAGTACAATGACTGGCGTAGCGCAACACACTGCTACAGTGCAACATTTGCTCACAGTTTGGCTCCCGATTAATTCTGAGGCTTTAAAGCTTGTATGATAATAAACAGGTATGTGTTATAGTTATGTGCAGCCGggagtgctgctctctcactgcTTTCGTATCATTGTAGTGTAGGACTTGAACTTTTCCGTGTCCTTGTGTCTTCATCCTAGCGATGAGTGAACAGCCTGTGTCTTGATCCTTGATCCACAGGTGCCGAGACCATGGAGACCTGGAGGCCTACTTGCCCTGCAGTCTGGCCCTGTTTTATGCTCAACTGCAATCAGCCTGGAGTCTCCATGGTCGCACACTTACGGTCAGTGTtagactttttcttttctggtcATTCCAACTGGTGTTTCGCTTTATTCCGATTTCTTATTAGTGACCTCACCATATCCACCATAGACTGTGATGAAAGCAGgcagaaacatttttgtttttatcacaAACTTATGATATTTACATGATCTTCATTTCAGCTTTTCGGCGCTGTTTCCACGGCTGCTGCATCTCtccttgtgctgctgtgtcatCTGGGACGGACAAATGGAAGACCTGGGGACCCCACAATGAACCAGGACCCAGGAGAAGATGAAGGTGCTCCTTGACTGGTTAATCTGAGTACTCCCTTGAGTCCTTATGATTAAGTTGTTGGGGGCTGGGGCATTTCACACTTGCTCTGGTTGTTCAGGCAATAGTTCACTCATCTGTTAACTTTGCAGCCAAAGATGTGTATTTGTCACAGTCACATATTTGCTCAATCTATAGAATAACAAATTCTTTTTGAGGGCAAATTAGAACAACAGGTATTTGCTGTCATATACACGCCAAATCTATCTGGGCAAGCAAGTGGCAAAGTGGTTGGTGTTGTTGTCCTGCAGTCAGAcagtcccaggttcaaatccttacTTCTGTTCTcctactcttgagcaaggttcttccCATTAAACTTttcccagatgtataaataagtacataatTGTACACAAATTAGTACATTACTGTTACATTGTATGTTTACTTGCACAAAGATctcaaatgaataataataaagttccAGTTGGGCAGTCAGAGCAACAAACCTGGTGTCCAGAGTCCAACGCTCACATGAGAAGAAAAGCATATGATCCAGATGTCACAATGTGCCATTGTTCAGTTCAGAGATGTTGTTGAAGTAAAATTGACTCtggtgtacaaatgtgtaaacatttataagtaacttagtgtacaCACCTCACATTGTACTTCTGAGAAATCTATGAGTGAATGAATtaagaagtaaataaaaatgtaggaGTCAGGCATCTTTCTTGTTTATACTGTTTAATTCCCAGGAGACTCttggaaatgaaagtgaatCATATcccacatacaaaaaaaaaatgaaccaaatcGGCCCAGTTGCTGTGATGTAATTGTTTGGCCACACTCCTCTGTGATTCTACCTGCGAGTTATGATCTAGGGAAAGCTATTTGGTACAGACTAAACAGGAATGGTGTGAACTGTGCTGCAGCCCATGATGCACCGTGTCCCTGGGGCCTTGATGCCAGTGCTATTGCAAACAATAGCTGTTTTGCAAGCTGGAACCTGCATCATGCCACCAGGGGCCTTGCAGGCAGTGTGACTCTTCTAAGTGAAAAACATGACGAGACTGAACCTGGCTGAGCTGACTGGAGGACTGACCGCGCTACCATCATACCCCTACCAGAATCCACTGCTTGTGACACATGAATATAACAAGGAATTCACATGGAAGTAGTAATATCCAGCATGCTTTAAGACAGatgtcatttttacataataatacaaattCGGGTGTTTAAA of Scleropages formosus chromosome 10, fSclFor1.1, whole genome shotgun sequence contains these proteins:
- the LOC108938314 gene encoding protein sel-1 homolog 3, with the protein product MSAPQLYTMLWTGGYSVPPLFCFLLTAVGGSAGRPASDHVSFVSPPEEPVSSHPLRVRYCCSEPAVVHLEVLVSSDAGAASPVFRRHWNCEPGPPRIRLLTLQLPDLLVYRADWNILRSEWVLGIMLRAWVVAAESPNDPQNALAHVLVQLEPVPPFSRPLKQHQLCPRWDTDLLWRIRRDTIPRCPEEQEVAHFLSFLFASTGENFGITRTLHRYSNEVLEHNRLKALFFPWCLFSTWLYLTQPCKQHLCGILHHIDSQNNYATPAVFLTNSGHLHIQVAGEHREPAAFMVNYPVHMGTWCRISVAIRGREVSVTVACVDDEVETTHSVEHRFRDPVLLDDTDGYFILGGSPYVSGVAGFYGPSVYYRRRATSSLNEVSVPEVIREVNLTGWFKSCQQFQAELRGSVAEYTLKVQQNGQPDSPLDMYRNWASGKDSLAAVSQCKLWEAPPTSQRRQAIRLVQALLNKHGPGGVKLTSVGKALYSSSLCRLSKEGSALGSGKVMTHLLQAGCLGDRRALYLSSVLYNAGLGVKRQRSKARLLCLLAAQRDWRLALLHLGHLHHVGEEGIPPDPGLAYAYYSNIAAQTSSDKQNPSSQQKYVEVIYLNDEETLKVQTNENDDLFLWLKLQARRGVAEAEQALGRMLFWGQQGVSADLQTAAKHYERGAVNLEDPVSMYDYAIVLLKGQGVKQDIPKAVVFLKKAADRNFVPAINALGWYYERYEQDYVQAVKLWEQADALGSAEAAVNLGVLYAQGLYPGKPADRFTAYTYYLKSAQRRHIDGAIHLADVWIRGIPGQVNRLPLDAVLWVKWVSEQNGFLGAVLRKAMDAYLHQDWSKALVWFLMAAESGFASAQFNMAYFCEQNPGRLLDDAFITECMWRYYNLSIQTQDPSPYALLKMGDLVYGASERKRRDVTMAAHLYKQAAIRNDPQGWYSLGLLVQQGEVLPWSVLGELGLWELLGADNYTVLCSLFRRCRDHGDLEAYLPCSLALFYAQLQSAWSLHGRTLTLFGAVSTAAASLLVLLCHLGRTNGRPGDPTMNQDPGEDEGAP